From a region of the Candidatus Neomarinimicrobiota bacterium genome:
- a CDS encoding M48 family metalloprotease: MKRRLLFLLILMTMLYAETIQRDRTALRKGPGAWFPLIVELNKGTDVKILKANEVWVEVQIGANSGFVSAKALEGKSEKSKDVFARMAMMKPSTQVSQAGVSAAIKGFADRFSSRLEADPTTLNYIVNYETNFHTYEVFKKNTLSEKQLKKLRRKFRLSKLGKDRPFTFSEEGSGLAVAAKLASLGLVKNPILEQYINIVGTYVAEQSHGYDIPFRFFILDQDGVNGYACPGGIIFITRGAVELMHSEAELACFLGHEITHVVYRHGMQEMEERKEMIIAGNAFDDLSNTIGESTEDRRVSLELDDIALDSYETIFQGRLGDYEEEADEIGLLYAARSGYEPQAMLDFLKRVGSTHSMQGTEHYSPAQNDLRIKRLSKYLKHKRWQKKGLTLHTERFNRIKK, from the coding sequence ATGAAAAGACGATTACTATTTCTGCTGATCCTTATGACAATGCTTTATGCAGAAACCATCCAACGGGATCGAACTGCTCTGAGAAAGGGTCCCGGTGCCTGGTTTCCGCTCATCGTTGAATTGAACAAGGGAACAGATGTCAAGATCCTCAAAGCAAATGAGGTTTGGGTTGAAGTCCAGATAGGCGCAAACAGTGGCTTTGTTTCAGCAAAAGCCTTGGAGGGGAAGTCAGAAAAATCCAAGGATGTCTTTGCCCGGATGGCTATGATGAAGCCTTCCACTCAGGTCTCTCAAGCTGGGGTCTCCGCTGCCATCAAGGGCTTCGCAGATCGATTCTCCTCAAGACTGGAAGCCGATCCAACCACCCTGAATTATATCGTAAATTATGAGACAAATTTTCACACGTATGAAGTGTTTAAGAAAAACACACTGAGCGAGAAACAATTGAAGAAACTCAGACGGAAATTTCGCTTGAGCAAGTTGGGTAAGGATCGTCCCTTTACATTTTCAGAGGAAGGCAGCGGATTGGCTGTCGCAGCCAAATTAGCATCTCTGGGTTTAGTGAAGAACCCTATACTTGAACAGTACATTAATATCGTAGGCACTTATGTCGCTGAGCAAAGCCATGGGTATGATATCCCCTTTAGATTTTTTATTCTCGACCAAGACGGGGTCAATGGTTATGCCTGTCCTGGAGGGATCATCTTTATCACTCGAGGCGCTGTTGAGTTGATGCACTCTGAGGCTGAGTTGGCCTGTTTCCTGGGTCATGAGATAACCCATGTAGTATATCGTCATGGCATGCAGGAGATGGAAGAGCGAAAGGAGATGATCATTGCGGGTAACGCATTTGATGACCTGTCAAACACTATTGGAGAATCAACTGAGGATCGACGAGTTAGTCTCGAGCTGGATGATATCGCTCTAGATTCCTATGAAACCATTTTCCAGGGTCGTTTGGGGGATTATGAGGAAGAGGCAGATGAGATTGGGCTGCTTTACGCCGCTCGATCGGGCTATGAGCCTCAGGCCATGCTCGATTTTCTTAAACGGGTTGGTAGCACCCATTCTATGCAGGGCACAGAGCATTATTCACCTGCCCAGAATGATCTCCGCATCAAGCGTCTCTCAAAATATCTCAAGCATAAGCGCTGGCAGAAAAAAGGGCTAACCCTGCATACTGAGCGATTCAATAGAATTAAAAAGTAA
- a CDS encoding SLC13 family permease, protein MTIEMIFVLAVLGFAVLFFITEWLRVDLVALSVLLILSIFGFVSHHDAIAGFSNTAIITIASVLVLSAGLVQTGVAQILGGQILKLSGNSEIKLLVIMMVTVGALSGVMNNIGVAALMLPVVMEIAHRTGRSPSKLLIPLAFASLFGGLTTLIATAPNILISSALESAGFKPFELFDFTPVGIIAMTVGILYLVLWGRHMLPDRDLGRSTSITDTLNGEYELNERLLTMTLPEGSPLIGKNLAESRLGSALGFNVLAIIRGEKTLLAPGPDTQLQAQDKLLVGGRRDQVGTLHDWKTLTLKHGWLVGEHELEQALKFAEFRIAADSPYIGKTFKEAGTRNSFGINILAVIQKNKVRVSRLRNYRFNKDDLLIATGQTDKLDDLSDSKDFGDFAYVSPRKVALRYKLHRHLIGIHIPAESTLVSRSIGRSHLKSALGINVLGINRQGHVHFMPTADEILEADDVLIVIGEPEILEILNCLQNLKLEEQTDTDLERLESDEVGVAEITLSPRTSVIGKTVGELYFREKFGLSVLAIWRKDRAFRTNLRDFALEAGDALMVYGMREDLVRLQQEDDYLVISGLDQPIYKKEKVLIAAGIELGVLLTVAMGWLPIFIAALAGAVMMVLTRCLSMDEAYEAIEWRAIMLIAGMLSLGIAMGETGVSTLLAHYMLESLAFAGPQGILAGLFIITCLFAQIMPTAAVAVLMAPIALITAGDMGMSPYALMMVVAIGSSSSFLSPVGHPVNLLVMGIGGYRFTDYTRVGLPLVILFGLIAVFVLPLFWPLYL, encoded by the coding sequence ATGACTATTGAAATGATCTTCGTACTTGCTGTTTTGGGGTTTGCCGTACTGTTTTTTATTACAGAATGGCTGCGTGTGGATTTAGTAGCTCTGTCGGTTTTGCTTATTCTATCAATATTTGGATTTGTGAGCCATCATGACGCCATCGCTGGTTTCAGCAATACTGCCATTATTACCATAGCCTCAGTACTGGTGCTCAGTGCTGGGCTGGTCCAGACTGGGGTGGCTCAGATCCTGGGGGGACAGATTCTCAAATTATCCGGCAATAGTGAGATCAAACTGCTGGTTATCATGATGGTAACGGTTGGTGCATTGTCGGGGGTGATGAATAACATTGGGGTGGCCGCGCTTATGCTGCCCGTAGTGATGGAAATTGCTCATCGGACGGGTCGCTCGCCATCCAAATTGCTCATACCCCTGGCTTTTGCCTCACTCTTTGGGGGTTTGACTACCCTGATCGCCACAGCCCCCAATATTTTGATCAGCAGCGCCCTTGAATCAGCCGGTTTCAAACCATTCGAGCTATTCGATTTTACACCGGTGGGCATTATTGCCATGACGGTGGGAATCCTGTATCTGGTCTTGTGGGGTCGCCATATGCTGCCGGATCGGGATCTGGGGCGTTCCACTTCCATTACCGACACCTTGAACGGGGAATATGAACTTAATGAACGCCTCCTAACCATGACCCTGCCGGAAGGGTCACCCCTGATCGGTAAGAATCTGGCTGAGAGTCGGTTGGGGTCAGCGCTGGGGTTCAATGTCCTGGCCATCATCCGTGGTGAAAAAACCCTGCTGGCTCCTGGACCTGACACACAGCTGCAAGCTCAGGATAAACTATTGGTTGGTGGTCGGCGGGACCAGGTTGGCACACTGCATGACTGGAAGACACTAACCCTGAAACATGGCTGGCTGGTGGGTGAACATGAGTTGGAGCAGGCTCTCAAATTTGCGGAATTTCGCATCGCTGCTGATTCTCCATATATCGGTAAGACATTCAAAGAAGCAGGCACGCGTAACTCTTTTGGTATTAATATCCTGGCAGTTATTCAAAAAAATAAGGTGCGGGTGTCCCGGCTCCGAAACTATCGCTTTAATAAGGATGATCTGCTCATCGCCACTGGTCAGACTGATAAATTGGATGATCTGTCTGATAGCAAGGATTTCGGTGATTTTGCTTATGTCAGTCCCCGTAAAGTTGCACTCCGGTACAAATTGCATCGACATCTCATCGGGATCCATATTCCGGCTGAATCTACGCTGGTTTCCCGTTCCATAGGTCGGAGCCATCTGAAGAGTGCCCTGGGTATAAATGTTTTGGGAATTAACCGTCAGGGTCACGTACACTTTATGCCGACTGCGGATGAAATACTTGAAGCTGATGATGTGCTCATTGTAATCGGGGAGCCGGAGATATTGGAAATTCTGAATTGTCTGCAGAATTTGAAATTGGAAGAGCAGACAGATACTGATCTGGAACGCCTGGAATCAGATGAAGTCGGTGTGGCGGAGATCACCCTTTCACCCCGAACTTCCGTTATTGGGAAAACAGTGGGGGAGCTCTATTTCCGGGAAAAATTTGGCTTATCCGTCCTGGCGATCTGGCGTAAGGATCGGGCGTTCAGGACCAATTTGCGGGATTTTGCCCTGGAAGCGGGTGATGCCTTAATGGTCTATGGTATGCGTGAAGACCTGGTTCGTTTGCAGCAGGAAGATGATTATCTGGTGATTAGCGGGCTGGATCAACCGATCTACAAAAAGGAAAAGGTCTTAATCGCAGCCGGTATCGAACTGGGGGTCTTGCTCACCGTAGCCATGGGCTGGCTGCCCATATTTATTGCTGCTTTAGCTGGAGCTGTGATGATGGTTCTCACCAGATGTCTTTCCATGGATGAAGCCTATGAAGCCATCGAATGGCGGGCCATCATGCTGATTGCCGGCATGTTGAGTCTGGGAATAGCCATGGGGGAGACCGGTGTGAGCACATTATTGGCGCATTACATGCTTGAGTCTTTGGCATTTGCAGGACCACAGGGAATCCTGGCTGGTTTATTCATAATTACCTGTTTGTTTGCTCAGATAATGCCGACTGCTGCCGTTGCAGTTCTGATGGCTCCTATCGCACTGATTACTGCCGGGGACATGGGCATGTCACCCTACGCCCTGATGATGGTTGTGGCTATTGGGAGTTCCAGCAGTTTTCTGAGTCCGGTAGGTCATCCTGTGAATTTGCTGGTCATGGGTATCGGAGGTTACCGTTTTACAGATTACACTCGCGTGGGTTTACCTCTAGTGATCCTGTTTGGATTGATCGCTGTTTTTGTACTGCCTTTGTTTTGGCCCTTGTATCTGTAA